The following is a genomic window from Chitinophagales bacterium.
GCCCTTTTTCTTGATATAAATATCAAATTCTCCTTGTTCATCGTAAGTTTTTAAATTCTTTGGGCGCACGATATCACGCTCGCAGAATGGTGAGTGCTCGAGCATTTGTCCGAATTGATTTCGATATCGACTAGGAGTGAATATGGGCGAAAAACTCTCTACATATAGGAGTCTATTTTTATCGGTATCAAATTTAATTTGATATACAGTACCTCGTGGGATGATGATATAATCACCATATTTGAAATTCAATTCACCATACATAGTATAGACTGTCCCTGAACCTTCGTGCACAAATATCATTTCATCCGCATCCGCATTTTTATAAAAATAGGTCGTGCTCTCCATAGGTGCAGCGAGACCTATATGCATGGCACTATTTACAAATAGCGTTTTTCTACTTTTAATATAGTCTTTTTCTGGCTGAATGTTGAATCCTTGAAAACTCATACAATCTAAGCTGTTTTCACTCGCTACTTTAGGAGCGACAGAATAAGCTTTTTCTTTTTGTTTGACTCGTGTAGGTGGATAGAGATGGTAAACCAAGGAAGACATTCCTGCGAAACCCTGTGTACCTACAAGTTCTTCGTGATATAAATTGCCATTAGCCTGACGAGCTACAATATGTCTTTTGTATGGTATTTTACCATGTTCTTGATAGATAGGCATAGACTTTTATTTTTTCTGAAAACAAAAGTAAGCCTGCGTTTAAAATAAAAATGTGCGCTAGGTCACATTAAAGATGGATTTGTCTAAAATGACAATTTTCTTGCCAGAAAGAAGTATCAAATTTTCATCTTGCAAATTATACAATTGGCGAGTAATTGTTTCGCGACTCGCACCTGCTATATCTGCTATATCTTGTCGAGTAACTTGGGCATTGATAGTCATGCTATCTCTTGAATATCCATAGTTGTCCACGAGCGTTTTAAGAGCCGAAATCAATCTGCTGCGAGCAGAATCCTGAGCCAAATGGGTCATAGAGCGCTCCGCCTCTCCGAGTTCCTTAGCCAAAAGTTTGGAAACAGCCCACACTACCTCAGGATTTTTTTTTGCTAGTTCTTGTAGAGAATTTCTAGGGATAAAACAAACATGCACTTTTTCAAGGGCTACTGCTGAACCACTAAATTTTTCTTCAGCGAATAAGGCTCGATGTCCTAAATTTTGCCCTGCGTGAACAAGATGGGTTATTTGCTCCTTGCCATCAGAGCCTATTTTACAGACTTTTACTTTTCCTGCTCTCAAACAGAATATTCCTTTAGGATCGTCCCCTTCATGAAAAAGGTAATCTCCTTTTTCGTAAAACTTGCACTGTTTTAAAGCATCAATTTGATGGAGCTCTTCAGAGTGTATTCCTTTGAATATAGACTCTGAACGTACCGCACAATTATGACATGTAAAATGCTGCATTTTGATTTTGTTTTTTTACCAACTACCTCCAGCCCCACCACCATCAAAGCTGCCACCACCAAAGCTACCACCGGATGAGCCGCTTCCCCATGAACCACTGCCTCCCCAAGAGCTACCGCCTCCAGTCCCCCAGAAGCCGCCACCTCCCCAGTTATCTCTATAGCCTCTGCCTGAATAGGTTTCGCTATAGTTCATTCCTTTGGCCAATTTACCTAGAAACCACATAACTAGAAAAATAATGAGGAGTATCATGAGTAGAAGTCCTAATGAAATTTCACCATCTTCTGTGCTATTATTGTCAGACTGAAAGCTGCCACTCAATCTATTCATCATTTGAATAATGCCAAGACGTACACCACTATAATAATTGCCAACTTTAAACTCAGGAAGAATATAATTGTCGCGAATTCTCCCAATAAAAACATCGGTTAATCTTTCTTGTGTACCTCGTCCTGTAAGTATGAACATTGTCCTCTCTTTCGGGGCAATTAAAAACAAAACACCATTGTCTTTATCTGCTTGTCCTATACCCCATTTTTCTCCTAATTCCACTGCATATTGTGAGGCTGCCATCCCATCTAAAGATTTCATTGTTACTACAACAATCTGCGTAGAGGTAGAGTCATAATAGTCGATTAACATTGCTTCTAATTCTGATCGCTGAAAGTCTTGAAATATTTCAGCAAAATCATTGACATAGACTGCTGGTTCTGGGCGAGGAGGATAATTTTGAGATTTAGCTGAAAAACCAAATGCCCCCAGTAAAATGAAAAGAATAAAAAACTGCTTAAATTTTGCCATAGCTTATTTCATTGCTCAATTCATTCACTGGCTTTCTCATTTCAGGAAAATACTCCTTGAGTTTTTCTCCTACAGCTATGACTCCGTACAATATACCTGAATAAATAGATTCGTGGTTAAACTTTTCCTGCATATTTTTCATAATAGTGTGCCAAAAGTCGTCACCTACGATATCATGGATACCTTTATCCCCAATGATAGCTAATTTATGATCTTCACTAGCAATATAGATAAGCACTCCTGTTTTTTGACTTGTATTATACATGCCTAATTTATTGAAAACCTCAATAGCCCTATCTACGGGAGCTGCTTCGCATAAGTCTTCAAGGTGTACCCTTAGTTCACCTGCTGTGAAATTTTCTATTTCATGGATAGCCTGAATGATACTAGCTGATTCCTGCTCAGTAAAAAAATGACTCATGTATAGAGACTAGCTAAAATTTATTTTTTCTCCGTTCCGAAGTCTACCTTAGGAGCAGTAGCAGCAGCTGCATCGGCCTGAAAAGGCGTTCTTGCTGTAAATCCAAACCAACCTGCATAGATATTTTGAGGTATTGATTTTATTAAAGTATTATACTCAGCCACAACTTCATTAAATCTATTGCGTTCAGTATTGATTCTATTTTCTGTCCCCTCCAATTGGTCTCTCAAATCACGAAAACCTTGATTGGCTTGTAGGTTTGGATAATTTTCTGTAATCTGCATTAATCTACTTAGTGCGGAGCCTAATTGTCCTTGTGCTTGTTGCCACTGCATCATTTGCTCTGGTGTAGCCGATGAAGCATCAATTTTCATCTGTGTAGCGCTGGCTCTAGCTTCTACGACCTTGGTCAAGGTTTCTTGTTCGAAGCTGGCTTCACCCTTTACGGTAGATACTAGATTAGGAATTAAATCCATTCTGCGCTGATAGGCTGACTGTACATTGGCCCATGCTTTGTCCACGCCTTCTCTTTTGGCTACCATATCATTGTATCCACAAGACGTCATAAGCATTTGAAAAGCGACTGCTATAGTTAATAAAAGACTTGTTTTTTTCATTGTTTTAAATTTGATTTAAGTTTAAATGATAAACGGAAAATTTGAAATTAAGTTCCGGAAATGTAAGGGAATAGCTACAGAAGGCTAGTTCGTTAAAATTTAACTTCTAAGTCCGCAGGATTTAGTTTTTGATTGAATTGAATAGTTTTGACTGTGGCTTTACCAAAAGCCGTGGTAAAAGTGGTCGGA
Proteins encoded in this region:
- a CDS encoding TPM domain-containing protein, producing the protein MAKFKQFFILFILLGAFGFSAKSQNYPPRPEPAVYVNDFAEIFQDFQRSELEAMLIDYYDSTSTQIVVVTMKSLDGMAASQYAVELGEKWGIGQADKDNGVLFLIAPKERTMFILTGRGTQERLTDVFIGRIRDNYILPEFKVGNYYSGVRLGIIQMMNRLSGSFQSDNNSTEDGEISLGLLLMILLIIFLVMWFLGKLAKGMNYSETYSGRGYRDNWGGGGFWGTGGGSSWGGSGSWGSGSSGGSFGGGSFDGGGAGGSW
- a CDS encoding Crp/Fnr family transcriptional regulator, translating into MQHFTCHNCAVRSESIFKGIHSEELHQIDALKQCKFYEKGDYLFHEGDDPKGIFCLRAGKVKVCKIGSDGKEQITHLVHAGQNLGHRALFAEEKFSGSAVALEKVHVCFIPRNSLQELAKKNPEVVWAVSKLLAKELGEAERSMTHLAQDSARSRLISALKTLVDNYGYSRDSMTINAQVTRQDIADIAGASRETITRQLYNLQDENLILLSGKKIVILDKSIFNVT
- a CDS encoding TPM domain-containing protein — protein: MSHFFTEQESASIIQAIHEIENFTAGELRVHLEDLCEAAPVDRAIEVFNKLGMYNTSQKTGVLIYIASEDHKLAIIGDKGIHDIVGDDFWHTIMKNMQEKFNHESIYSGILYGVIAVGEKLKEYFPEMRKPVNELSNEISYGKI
- a CDS encoding homogentisate 1,2-dioxygenase, with product MPIYQEHGKIPYKRHIVARQANGNLYHEELVGTQGFAGMSSLVYHLYPPTRVKQKEKAYSVAPKVASENSLDCMSFQGFNIQPEKDYIKSRKTLFVNSAMHIGLAAPMESTTYFYKNADADEMIFVHEGSGTVYTMYGELNFKYGDYIIIPRGTVYQIKFDTDKNRLLYVESFSPIFTPSRYRNQFGQMLEHSPFCERDIVRPKNLKTYDEQGEFDIYIKKKGMMYPYVYANHPFDVAGWDGYHYPYIFSIFNFEPITGRIHMPPPIHQTFENANFVICSFVPRLYDYHPEAIPAPYHHSNIDSDELLYYVDGDFMSRNNIQKGQITLHPGGLPHGPHPGAIERSIGKKETGELAVMIDPFAPVMITEEALKIEVKDYYKSWLEENEK
- a CDS encoding LemA family protein, which produces MKKTSLLLTIAVAFQMLMTSCGYNDMVAKREGVDKAWANVQSAYQRRMDLIPNLVSTVKGEASFEQETLTKVVEARASATQMKIDASSATPEQMMQWQQAQGQLGSALSRLMQITENYPNLQANQGFRDLRDQLEGTENRINTERNRFNEVVAEYNTLIKSIPQNIYAGWFGFTARTPFQADAAAATAPKVDFGTEKK